One genomic segment of Acanthochromis polyacanthus isolate Apoly-LR-REF ecotype Palm Island chromosome 9, KAUST_Apoly_ChrSc, whole genome shotgun sequence includes these proteins:
- the LOC110969651 gene encoding zinc finger protein 180-like isoform X9 produces MNICSDEVTMSSVQNLRELINERLTAAAEEIFTEFEKTIVQYEEEIDRQGRLLDNIWKPQITQHTAALPQQHVCKEEKVLTDNQLNNREMMSSLDTEPPQVKVEQEELCNSLESQQLAPSQETHAFMLVQCKSKCKELSGEIFRVFEKTLVQYEEKFYHQRRLLDVIWTPKMKLQSMELTQQHVCIEEDVVTEQQLCNQEMKSSLGHEDSKPPQIKEEQEDIELVQIKEEQEQLCSSVDQEEPELPQMKEEQDEVCTSQESEHLVLKQEMDVFVVSPICVETEQNRRNSSHSKNVDNCAMSEGHFNNDNTEEKSVKCGICGKTFKSVCSLKKHHLCHTGEKPYTCETCGTCFNRSGTLKHHMVTHTGEKPYPCDVCGKSFTLSRSLKIHMRLHTGEKPYSCETCGKSFTLSHGLKVHMRIHTAEKPYACEECGKSFVHSAHLKVHMMSHTGEKPYSCATCGKSFSQQSALRTHIRIHTGEKPFSCKSCGKSFNQSGILLRHMRTHTDKSESRNIFGN; encoded by the exons ATGAATATTTGTTCAGATGAAGTAACGATGAGTTCAGTCCAgaatctgagagagttgatcaacgagcgactaactgctgctgctgaagaaatatTCACGGAGTTTGagaaaaccatcgtccagtacgaggaggagatcgatcgtcagggcagactgctggataacatctggaaaccacagataacacaacacacagcag CTCTCCCACAGCAACATGTCTGTAAGGAGGAGAAGGTTCTCACTGACAACCAGCTCAATAACCGGGAGATGATGTCCAGTCTGGACACAGAGCCTCCACAGGTTAAAGTggagcaggaggaactctgcaacAGCCTGGAGAGTCAGCAACTTGCACCGAGTCAGGAGACACATGCCTTTATGCTGGTTCAGTGCAAGTCCAAATGTAAAGAATTGTCCGGAGAAATATTCAGGGTCTTTGaaaaaactcttgtgcagtatGAGGAAAAGTTTTATCATCAGCGCcgactgctggatgtcatctggacACCCAAAATGAAGTTACAATCAATGG AGCTCACACAGCAACATGTCTGTATTGAGGAAGACGTTGTCACTGAGCAGCAACTCTGCAATCAGGAAATGAAGTCCAGTCTGGGCCATGAGGACTCAAAGCCTCCACAGATaaaagaggagcaggaggacatAGAGCTTGTGCAGATTAAAGAGGAACAGGAGCAACTCTGCAGCAGTGTGGACCAGGAGGAGCCAGAACTTCCACAGATGAAAGAGGAACAGGATGAAGTCTGCACCAGTCAGGAGTCAGAACACCTTGTACTGAAGCAGGAGATGGATGTCTTTGTTGTGAGTCCTATTTGCGtggaaactgaacaaaatagGAGAAACAGCAGTCACAGTAAAAATGTAGACAATTGTGCAATGTCAGAGGGTCACTTTAATAATGACAACACAGAGgaaaagtctgtaaaatgtgGCATCTGTGGAAAAACTTTTAAGTCTGTGTGCTCTTTAAAGAAACACCACCtttgtcacacaggtgagaaaccgTACActtgtgaaacatgtgggacaTGTTTTAATCGCAGTGGTACTTTGAAACACCACATGGTaacacacacaggtgagaaaccgTATCCTTGCgatgtatgtggaaaaagtttcacTTTAAGTCGTAGTTTGAAAATCCATATGCGACTCCatacaggtgagaagccatattcttgtgaaacatgtggaaaaagtttcacCTTAAGCCATGGTTTGAAAGTCCAtatgagaatccacacagctgagaagcCGTATGCTTGTGAAGAATGTGGGAAAAGTTTTGTTCATAGCGCTCACTTGAAAGTCCACATGATgtctcacacaggtgagaaaccgTACAGCTGCGCAACCTGTGGCAAAAGTTTTTCTCAACAATCAGCACTTAGAACACATATTAGaatccacacaggtgagaagccattttCTTGCAAAtcatgtggaaaaagcttcaatCAAAGTGGTATTTTGTTGCggcacatgagaactcacacagatAAGTCAGAATCCagaaacatttttgggaattaA
- the LOC110969651 gene encoding zinc finger protein 267-like isoform X6: MNKAEQKTVTQCFLPELVTPGEINKRKSFSGVSARDVWTELEDGCFVVSQMNICSDEVTMSSVQNLRELINERLTAAAEEIFTEFEKTIVRYEEEIDRQRRLLDNIWKPQITQHTAALPQQHVCKEEKVLTDNQLNNREMMSSLDTEPPQVKVEQEELCNSLESQQLAPSQETHAFMLVQCKSKCKELSGEIFRVFEKTLVQYEEKFYHQRRLLDVIWTPKMKLQSMELTQQHVCIEEDVVTEQQLCNQEMKSSLGHEDSKPPQIKEEQEDIELVQIKEEQEQLCSSVDQEEPELPQMKEEQDEVCTSQESEHLVLKQEMDVFVVSPICVETEQNRRNSSHSKNVDNCAMSEGHFNNDNTEEKSVKCGICGKTFKSVCSLKKHHLCHTGEKPYTCETCGTCFNRSGTLKHHMVTHTGEKPYPCDVCGKSFTLSRSLKIHMRLHTGEKPYSCETCGKSFTLSHGLKVHMRIHTAEKPYACEECGKSFVHSAHLKVHMMSHTGEKPYSCATCGKSFSQQSALRTHIRIHTGEKPFSCKSCGKSFNQSGILLRHMRTHTDKSESRNIFGN, from the exons ATGAACAAGGCGGAACAAAAAACTGTTACTCAGTGTTTCCTACCGGAGCTTGTGACACCAGgcgaaataaacaaaagaaaatcgTTCAGCGGCGTCAGTGCTCGTGATGTGTGGACTGAGCTGGAGGACGGTTGTTTTGTCGTGTCTCAGATGAATATTTGTTCAGATGAAGTAACGATGAGTTCAGTCCAgaatctgagagagttgatcaacgagcgactaactgctgctgctgaagaaatatTCACGGAGTTTGAGAAAACCATCGTCAGGTacgaggaggagatcgatcgtcagcgcagactgctggataacatctggaaaccacaaataacacaacacacagcag CTCTCCCACAGCAACATGTCTGTAAGGAGGAGAAGGTTCTCACTGACAACCAGCTCAATAACCGGGAGATGATGTCCAGTCTGGACACAGAGCCTCCACAGGTTAAAGTggagcaggaggaactctgcaacAGCCTGGAGAGTCAGCAACTTGCACCGAGTCAGGAGACACATGCCTTTATGCTGGTTCAGTGCAAGTCCAAATGTAAAGAATTGTCCGGAGAAATATTCAGGGTCTTTGaaaaaactcttgtgcagtatGAGGAAAAGTTTTATCATCAGCGCcgactgctggatgtcatctggacACCCAAAATGAAGTTACAATCAATGG AGCTCACACAGCAACATGTCTGTATTGAGGAAGACGTTGTCACTGAGCAGCAACTCTGCAATCAGGAAATGAAGTCCAGTCTGGGCCATGAGGACTCAAAGCCTCCACAGATaaaagaggagcaggaggacatAGAGCTTGTGCAGATTAAAGAGGAACAGGAGCAACTCTGCAGCAGTGTGGACCAGGAGGAGCCAGAACTTCCACAGATGAAAGAGGAACAGGATGAAGTCTGCACCAGTCAGGAGTCAGAACACCTTGTACTGAAGCAGGAGATGGATGTCTTTGTTGTGAGTCCTATTTGCGtggaaactgaacaaaatagGAGAAACAGCAGTCACAGTAAAAATGTAGACAATTGTGCAATGTCAGAGGGTCACTTTAATAATGACAACACAGAGgaaaagtctgtaaaatgtgGCATCTGTGGAAAAACTTTTAAGTCTGTGTGCTCTTTAAAGAAACACCACCtttgtcacacaggtgagaaaccgTACActtgtgaaacatgtgggacaTGTTTTAATCGCAGTGGTACTTTGAAACACCACATGGTaacacacacaggtgagaaaccgTATCCTTGCgatgtatgtggaaaaagtttcacTTTAAGTCGTAGTTTGAAAATCCATATGCGACTCCatacaggtgagaagccatattcttgtgaaacatgtggaaaaagtttcacCTTAAGCCATGGTTTGAAAGTCCAtatgagaatccacacagctgagaagcCGTATGCTTGTGAAGAATGTGGGAAAAGTTTTGTTCATAGCGCTCACTTGAAAGTCCACATGATgtctcacacaggtgagaaaccgTACAGCTGCGCAACCTGTGGCAAAAGTTTTTCTCAACAATCAGCACTTAGAACACATATTAGaatccacacaggtgagaagccattttCTTGCAAAtcatgtggaaaaagcttcaatCAAAGTGGTATTTTGTTGCggcacatgagaactcacacagatAAGTCAGAATCCagaaacatttttgggaattaA
- the LOC110969651 gene encoding zinc finger protein 180-like isoform X16, with product MIISSDEVTMTSVQNLRELINERLTAAAEEIFTEFEKTIVQYEEEIDRQRRLLDNIWKPQITQHTAALPQQHVCKEEKVLTDNQLNNREMMSSLDTEPPQVKVEQEELCNSLESQQLAPSQETHAFMLVQCKSKCKELSGEIFRVFEKTLVQYEEKFYHQRRLLDVIWTPKMKLQSMELTQQHVCIEEDVVTEQQLCNQEMKSSLGHEDSKPPQIKEEQEDIELVQIKEEQEQLCSSVDQEEPELPQMKEEQDEVCTSQESEHLVLKQEMDVFVVSPICVETEQNRRNSSHSKNVDNCAMSEGHFNNDNTEEKSVKCGICGKTFKSVCSLKKHHLCHTGEKPYTCETCGTCFNRSGTLKHHMVTHTGEKPYPCDVCGKSFTLSRSLKIHMRLHTGEKPYSCETCGKSFTLSHGLKVHMRIHTAEKPYACEECGKSFVHSAHLKVHMMSHTGEKPYSCATCGKSFSQQSALRTHIRIHTGEKPFSCKSCGKSFNQSGILLRHMRTHTDKSESRNIFGN from the exons GTacgaggaggagatcgatcgtcagcgcagactgctggataacatctggaaaccacaaataacacaacacacagcag CTCTCCCACAGCAACATGTCTGTAAGGAGGAGAAGGTTCTCACTGACAACCAGCTCAATAACCGGGAGATGATGTCCAGTCTGGACACAGAGCCTCCACAGGTTAAAGTggagcaggaggaactctgcaacAGCCTGGAGAGTCAGCAACTTGCACCGAGTCAGGAGACACATGCCTTTATGCTGGTTCAGTGCAAGTCCAAATGTAAAGAATTGTCCGGAGAAATATTCAGGGTCTTTGaaaaaactcttgtgcagtatGAGGAAAAGTTTTATCATCAGCGCcgactgctggatgtcatctggacACCCAAAATGAAGTTACAATCAATGG AGCTCACACAGCAACATGTCTGTATTGAGGAAGACGTTGTCACTGAGCAGCAACTCTGCAATCAGGAAATGAAGTCCAGTCTGGGCCATGAGGACTCAAAGCCTCCACAGATaaaagaggagcaggaggacatAGAGCTTGTGCAGATTAAAGAGGAACAGGAGCAACTCTGCAGCAGTGTGGACCAGGAGGAGCCAGAACTTCCACAGATGAAAGAGGAACAGGATGAAGTCTGCACCAGTCAGGAGTCAGAACACCTTGTACTGAAGCAGGAGATGGATGTCTTTGTTGTGAGTCCTATTTGCGtggaaactgaacaaaatagGAGAAACAGCAGTCACAGTAAAAATGTAGACAATTGTGCAATGTCAGAGGGTCACTTTAATAATGACAACACAGAGgaaaagtctgtaaaatgtgGCATCTGTGGAAAAACTTTTAAGTCTGTGTGCTCTTTAAAGAAACACCACCtttgtcacacaggtgagaaaccgTACActtgtgaaacatgtgggacaTGTTTTAATCGCAGTGGTACTTTGAAACACCACATGGTaacacacacaggtgagaaaccgTATCCTTGCgatgtatgtggaaaaagtttcacTTTAAGTCGTAGTTTGAAAATCCATATGCGACTCCatacaggtgagaagccatattcttgtgaaacatgtggaaaaagtttcacCTTAAGCCATGGTTTGAAAGTCCAtatgagaatccacacagctgagaagcCGTATGCTTGTGAAGAATGTGGGAAAAGTTTTGTTCATAGCGCTCACTTGAAAGTCCACATGATgtctcacacaggtgagaaaccgTACAGCTGCGCAACCTGTGGCAAAAGTTTTTCTCAACAATCAGCACTTAGAACACATATTAGaatccacacaggtgagaagccattttCTTGCAAAtcatgtggaaaaagcttcaatCAAAGTGGTATTTTGTTGCggcacatgagaactcacacagatAAGTCAGAATCCagaaacatttttgggaattaA
- the LOC110969651 gene encoding zinc finger protein 267-like isoform X21, with the protein MSSVQNLRELINERLTAAAEEIFTEFEKTIVRYEEEIDRQRRLLDNIWKPQITQHTAALPQQHVCKEEKVLTDNQLNNREMMSSLDTEPPQVKVEQEELCNSLESQQLAPSQETHAFMLVQCKSKCKELSGEIFRVFEKTLVQYEEKFYHQRRLLDVIWTPKMKLQSMELTQQHVCIEEDVVTEQQLCNQEMKSSLGHEDSKPPQIKEEQEDIELVQIKEEQEQLCSSVDQEEPELPQMKEEQDEVCTSQESEHLVLKQEMDVFVVSPICVETEQNRRNSSHSKNVDNCAMSEGHFNNDNTEEKSVKCGICGKTFKSVCSLKKHHLCHTGEKPYTCETCGTCFNRSGTLKHHMVTHTGEKPYPCDVCGKSFTLSRSLKIHMRLHTGEKPYSCETCGKSFTLSHGLKVHMRIHTAEKPYACEECGKSFVHSAHLKVHMMSHTGEKPYSCATCGKSFSQQSALRTHIRIHTGEKPFSCKSCGKSFNQSGILLRHMRTHTDKSESRNIFGN; encoded by the exons GTacgaggaggagatcgatcgtcagcgcagactgctggataacatctggaaaccacaaataacacaacacacagcag CTCTCCCACAGCAACATGTCTGTAAGGAGGAGAAGGTTCTCACTGACAACCAGCTCAATAACCGGGAGATGATGTCCAGTCTGGACACAGAGCCTCCACAGGTTAAAGTggagcaggaggaactctgcaacAGCCTGGAGAGTCAGCAACTTGCACCGAGTCAGGAGACACATGCCTTTATGCTGGTTCAGTGCAAGTCCAAATGTAAAGAATTGTCCGGAGAAATATTCAGGGTCTTTGaaaaaactcttgtgcagtatGAGGAAAAGTTTTATCATCAGCGCcgactgctggatgtcatctggacACCCAAAATGAAGTTACAATCAATGG AGCTCACACAGCAACATGTCTGTATTGAGGAAGACGTTGTCACTGAGCAGCAACTCTGCAATCAGGAAATGAAGTCCAGTCTGGGCCATGAGGACTCAAAGCCTCCACAGATaaaagaggagcaggaggacatAGAGCTTGTGCAGATTAAAGAGGAACAGGAGCAACTCTGCAGCAGTGTGGACCAGGAGGAGCCAGAACTTCCACAGATGAAAGAGGAACAGGATGAAGTCTGCACCAGTCAGGAGTCAGAACACCTTGTACTGAAGCAGGAGATGGATGTCTTTGTTGTGAGTCCTATTTGCGtggaaactgaacaaaatagGAGAAACAGCAGTCACAGTAAAAATGTAGACAATTGTGCAATGTCAGAGGGTCACTTTAATAATGACAACACAGAGgaaaagtctgtaaaatgtgGCATCTGTGGAAAAACTTTTAAGTCTGTGTGCTCTTTAAAGAAACACCACCtttgtcacacaggtgagaaaccgTACActtgtgaaacatgtgggacaTGTTTTAATCGCAGTGGTACTTTGAAACACCACATGGTaacacacacaggtgagaaaccgTATCCTTGCgatgtatgtggaaaaagtttcacTTTAAGTCGTAGTTTGAAAATCCATATGCGACTCCatacaggtgagaagccatattcttgtgaaacatgtggaaaaagtttcacCTTAAGCCATGGTTTGAAAGTCCAtatgagaatccacacagctgagaagcCGTATGCTTGTGAAGAATGTGGGAAAAGTTTTGTTCATAGCGCTCACTTGAAAGTCCACATGATgtctcacacaggtgagaaaccgTACAGCTGCGCAACCTGTGGCAAAAGTTTTTCTCAACAATCAGCACTTAGAACACATATTAGaatccacacaggtgagaagccattttCTTGCAAAtcatgtggaaaaagcttcaatCAAAGTGGTATTTTGTTGCggcacatgagaactcacacagatAAGTCAGAATCCagaaacatttttgggaattaA
- the LOC110969651 gene encoding zinc finger protein 180-like isoform X19 codes for MSSVQNLRELINERLTAAAEEIFTEFEKTIVQYEVEIDRQRRLLDNIWKPQITQHTAALPQQHVCKEEKVLTDNQLNNREMMSSLDTEPPQVKVEQEELCNSLESQQLAPSQETHAFMLVQCKSKCKELSGEIFRVFEKTLVQYEEKFYHQRRLLDVIWTPKMKLQSMELTQQHVCIEEDVVTEQQLCNQEMKSSLGHEDSKPPQIKEEQEDIELVQIKEEQEQLCSSVDQEEPELPQMKEEQDEVCTSQESEHLVLKQEMDVFVVSPICVETEQNRRNSSHSKNVDNCAMSEGHFNNDNTEEKSVKCGICGKTFKSVCSLKKHHLCHTGEKPYTCETCGTCFNRSGTLKHHMVTHTGEKPYPCDVCGKSFTLSRSLKIHMRLHTGEKPYSCETCGKSFTLSHGLKVHMRIHTAEKPYACEECGKSFVHSAHLKVHMMSHTGEKPYSCATCGKSFSQQSALRTHIRIHTGEKPFSCKSCGKSFNQSGILLRHMRTHTDKSESRNIFGN; via the exons ATGAGTTCAGTCCAgaatctgagagagttgatcaacgagcgactaactgctgctgctgaagaaatatTCACGGAGTTTGagaaaaccatcgtccagtacgaggtggagatcgatcgtcagcgcagactgctggataacatctggaaaccacagataacacaacacacagcag CTCTCCCACAGCAACATGTCTGTAAGGAGGAGAAGGTTCTCACTGACAACCAGCTCAATAACCGGGAGATGATGTCCAGTCTGGACACAGAGCCTCCACAGGTTAAAGTggagcaggaggaactctgcaacAGCCTGGAGAGTCAGCAACTTGCACCGAGTCAGGAGACACATGCCTTTATGCTGGTTCAGTGCAAGTCCAAATGTAAAGAATTGTCCGGAGAAATATTCAGGGTCTTTGaaaaaactcttgtgcagtatGAGGAAAAGTTTTATCATCAGCGCcgactgctggatgtcatctggacACCCAAAATGAAGTTACAATCAATGG AGCTCACACAGCAACATGTCTGTATTGAGGAAGACGTTGTCACTGAGCAGCAACTCTGCAATCAGGAAATGAAGTCCAGTCTGGGCCATGAGGACTCAAAGCCTCCACAGATaaaagaggagcaggaggacatAGAGCTTGTGCAGATTAAAGAGGAACAGGAGCAACTCTGCAGCAGTGTGGACCAGGAGGAGCCAGAACTTCCACAGATGAAAGAGGAACAGGATGAAGTCTGCACCAGTCAGGAGTCAGAACACCTTGTACTGAAGCAGGAGATGGATGTCTTTGTTGTGAGTCCTATTTGCGtggaaactgaacaaaatagGAGAAACAGCAGTCACAGTAAAAATGTAGACAATTGTGCAATGTCAGAGGGTCACTTTAATAATGACAACACAGAGgaaaagtctgtaaaatgtgGCATCTGTGGAAAAACTTTTAAGTCTGTGTGCTCTTTAAAGAAACACCACCtttgtcacacaggtgagaaaccgTACActtgtgaaacatgtgggacaTGTTTTAATCGCAGTGGTACTTTGAAACACCACATGGTaacacacacaggtgagaaaccgTATCCTTGCgatgtatgtggaaaaagtttcacTTTAAGTCGTAGTTTGAAAATCCATATGCGACTCCatacaggtgagaagccatattcttgtgaaacatgtggaaaaagtttcacCTTAAGCCATGGTTTGAAAGTCCAtatgagaatccacacagctgagaagcCGTATGCTTGTGAAGAATGTGGGAAAAGTTTTGTTCATAGCGCTCACTTGAAAGTCCACATGATgtctcacacaggtgagaaaccgTACAGCTGCGCAACCTGTGGCAAAAGTTTTTCTCAACAATCAGCACTTAGAACACATATTAGaatccacacaggtgagaagccattttCTTGCAAAtcatgtggaaaaagcttcaatCAAAGTGGTATTTTGTTGCggcacatgagaactcacacagatAAGTCAGAATCCagaaacatttttgggaattaA
- the LOC110969651 gene encoding zinc finger protein 180-like isoform X12 has product MNICSDEVTMSSVQNLRELINERLTAAAEEIFTEFEKTIVQYEEEIDRQGRLLDNIWKPQITQHTAALPQQHVCKEEKVLTDNQLNNREMMSSLDTEPPQVKVEQEELCNSLESQQLAPSQETHAFMLVQCKSKCKELSGEIFRVFEKTLVQYEEKFYHQRRLLDVIWTPKMKLQSMELTQQHVCIEEDVVTEQQLCNQEMKSSLGHEDSKPPQIKEEQEDIELVQIKEEQEQLCSSVDQEEPELPQMKEEQDEVCTSQESEHLVLKQEMDVFVVSPICVETEQNRRNSSHSKNVDNCAMSEGHFNNDNTEEKSVKCGICGKTFKSVCSLKKHHLCHTGEKPYTCETCGTCFNRSGTLKHHMVTHTGEKPYPCDVCGKSFTLSRSLKIHMRLHTGEKPYSCETCGKSFTLSHGLKVHMRIHTAEKPYACEECGKSFVHSAHLKVHMMSHTGEKPYSCATCGKSFSQQSALRTHIRIHTGEKPFSCKSCGKSFNQSGILLRHMRTHTDKSESRNIFGN; this is encoded by the exons ATGAATATTTGTTCAGATGAAGTAACGATGAGTTCAGTCCAgaatctgagagagttgatcaacgagcgactaactgctgctgctgaagaaatatTCACGGAGTTTGagaaaaccatcgtccagtacgaggaggagatcgatcgtcagggcagactgctggataacatctggaaaccacagataacacaacacacagcag CTCTCCCACAGCAACATGTCTGTAAGGAGGAGAAGGTTCTCACTGACAACCAGCTCAATAACCGGGAGATGATGTCCAGTCTGGACACAGAGCCTCCACAGGTTAAAGTggagcaggaggaactctgcaacAGCCTGGAGAGTCAGCAACTTGCACCGAGTCAGGAGACACATGCCTTTATGCTGGTTCAGTGCAAGTCCAAATGTAAAGAATTGTCCGGAGAAATATTCAGGGTCTTTGaaaaaactcttgtgcagtatGAGGAAAAGTTTTATCATCAGCGCcgactgctggatgtcatctggacACCCAAAATGAAGTTACAGTCAATGG AGCTCACACAGCAACATGTCTGTATTGAGGAAGACGTTGTCACTGAGCAGCAACTCTGCAATCAGGAAATGAAGTCCAGTCTGGGCCATGAGGACTCAAAGCCTCCACAGATaaaagaggagcaggaggacatAGAGCTTGTGCAGATTAAAGAGGAACAGGAGCAACTCTGCAGCAGTGTGGACCAGGAGGAGCCAGAACTTCCACAGATGAAAGAGGAACAGGATGAAGTCTGCACCAGTCAGGAGTCAGAACACCTTGTACTGAAGCAGGAGATGGATGTCTTTGTTGTGAGTCCTATTTGCGtggaaactgaacaaaatagGAGAAACAGCAGTCACAGTAAAAATGTAGACAATTGTGCAATGTCAGAGGGTCACTTTAATAATGACAACACAGAGgaaaagtctgtaaaatgtgGCATCTGTGGAAAAACTTTTAAGTCTGTGTGCTCTTTAAAGAAACACCACCtttgtcacacaggtgagaaaccgTACActtgtgaaacatgtgggacaTGTTTTAATCGCAGTGGTACTTTGAAACACCACATGGTaacacacacaggtgagaaaccgTATCCTTGCgatgtatgtggaaaaagtttcacTTTAAGTCGTAGTTTGAAAATCCATATGCGACTCCatacaggtgagaagccatattcttgtgaaacatgtggaaaaagtttcacCTTAAGCCATGGTTTGAAAGTCCAtatgagaatccacacagctgagaagcCGTATGCTTGTGAAGAATGTGGGAAAAGTTTTGTTCATAGCGCTCACTTGAAAGTCCACATGATgtctcacacaggtgagaaaccgTACAGCTGCGCAACCTGTGGCAAAAGTTTTTCTCAACAATCAGCACTTAGAACACATATTAGaatccacacaggtgagaagccattttCTTGCAAAtcatgtggaaaaagcttcaatCAAAGTGGTATTTTGTTGCggcacatgagaactcacacagatAAGTCAGAATCCagaaacatttttgggaattaA
- the LOC110969651 gene encoding zinc finger protein 180-like isoform X14, translating into MIICSDQVTMSSVQNLRELINERLTAAAEEIFTEFEKTIVQYEEEIDRQRRLLDNIWKPQITQHTAALPQQHVCKEEKVLTDNQLNNREMMSSLDTEPPQVKVEQEELCNSLESQQLAPSQETHAFMLVQCKSKCKELSGEIFRVFEKTLVQYEEKFYHQRRLLDVIWTPKMKLQSMELTQQHVCIEEDVVTEQQLCNQEMKSSLGHEDSKPPQIKEEQEDIELVQIKEEQEQLCSSVDQEEPELPQMKEEQDEVCTSQESEHLVLKQEMDVFVVSPICVETEQNRRNSSHSKNVDNCAMSEGHFNNDNTEEKSVKCGICGKTFKSVCSLKKHHLCHTGEKPYTCETCGTCFNRSGTLKHHMVTHTGEKPYPCDVCGKSFTLSRSLKIHMRLHTGEKPYSCETCGKSFTLSHGLKVHMRIHTAEKPYACEECGKSFVHSAHLKVHMMSHTGEKPYSCATCGKSFSQQSALRTHIRIHTGEKPFSCKSCGKSFNQSGILLRHMRTHTDKSESRNIFGN; encoded by the exons GTacgaggaggagatcgatcgtcagcgcagactgctggataacatctggaaaccacaaataacacaacacacagcag CTCTCCCACAGCAACATGTCTGTAAGGAGGAGAAGGTTCTCACTGACAACCAGCTCAATAACCGGGAGATGATGTCCAGTCTGGACACAGAGCCTCCACAGGTTAAAGTggagcaggaggaactctgcaacAGCCTGGAGAGTCAGCAACTTGCACCGAGTCAGGAGACACATGCCTTTATGCTGGTTCAGTGCAAGTCCAAATGTAAAGAATTGTCCGGAGAAATATTCAGGGTCTTTGaaaaaactcttgtgcagtatGAGGAAAAGTTTTATCATCAGCGCcgactgctggatgtcatctggacACCCAAAATGAAGTTACAATCAATGG AGCTCACACAGCAACATGTCTGTATTGAGGAAGACGTTGTCACTGAGCAGCAACTCTGCAATCAGGAAATGAAGTCCAGTCTGGGCCATGAGGACTCAAAGCCTCCACAGATaaaagaggagcaggaggacatAGAGCTTGTGCAGATTAAAGAGGAACAGGAGCAACTCTGCAGCAGTGTGGACCAGGAGGAGCCAGAACTTCCACAGATGAAAGAGGAACAGGATGAAGTCTGCACCAGTCAGGAGTCAGAACACCTTGTACTGAAGCAGGAGATGGATGTCTTTGTTGTGAGTCCTATTTGCGtggaaactgaacaaaatagGAGAAACAGCAGTCACAGTAAAAATGTAGACAATTGTGCAATGTCAGAGGGTCACTTTAATAATGACAACACAGAGgaaaagtctgtaaaatgtgGCATCTGTGGAAAAACTTTTAAGTCTGTGTGCTCTTTAAAGAAACACCACCtttgtcacacaggtgagaaaccgTACActtgtgaaacatgtgggacaTGTTTTAATCGCAGTGGTACTTTGAAACACCACATGGTaacacacacaggtgagaaaccgTATCCTTGCgatgtatgtggaaaaagtttcacTTTAAGTCGTAGTTTGAAAATCCATATGCGACTCCatacaggtgagaagccatattcttgtgaaacatgtggaaaaagtttcacCTTAAGCCATGGTTTGAAAGTCCAtatgagaatccacacagctgagaagcCGTATGCTTGTGAAGAATGTGGGAAAAGTTTTGTTCATAGCGCTCACTTGAAAGTCCACATGATgtctcacacaggtgagaaaccgTACAGCTGCGCAACCTGTGGCAAAAGTTTTTCTCAACAATCAGCACTTAGAACACATATTAGaatccacacaggtgagaagccattttCTTGCAAAtcatgtggaaaaagcttcaatCAAAGTGGTATTTTGTTGCggcacatgagaactcacacagatAAGTCAGAATCCagaaacatttttgggaattaA